One genomic segment of Microcella indica includes these proteins:
- a CDS encoding CPBP family intramembrane glutamic endopeptidase — protein MPVAQTSPEIAAPKPLWSWKLAPAFIVVTSAIPLFGFENRLVGYPWLVIGLVVAYFVDRELTRDLGIIAAGLIVVSTVSVKADISWPNFFLLGFVLSLAVAVPFVLDRFVFRRRVIRFPWRSGQKWQPWEKSYLFAVPFLGWLILPFYFISSGAYLNWPAVSEFSEVARLFVGVNAVGIWDELFFICTCYVLLLRHFPVLFANILQAIVFVSFLWELGYQEWGPLMTIPFALLQGWIFHRTKSLTYVIIVHLLFDLVVFLAIVHAHNPGVFPFFLIPAPQ, from the coding sequence ATGCCCGTCGCCCAGACCAGCCCCGAGATCGCCGCCCCGAAGCCGCTGTGGAGCTGGAAGCTCGCGCCAGCGTTCATCGTCGTCACGAGCGCGATACCGCTCTTCGGCTTCGAGAACCGGCTCGTCGGTTACCCCTGGCTCGTCATCGGCCTCGTCGTGGCCTACTTCGTCGACCGCGAGCTCACACGTGACCTCGGCATCATCGCCGCGGGCCTCATCGTCGTGAGCACCGTGAGCGTCAAGGCCGACATCTCGTGGCCCAACTTCTTCCTGCTCGGCTTCGTGCTGAGCCTCGCGGTCGCCGTGCCCTTTGTGCTCGACCGGTTCGTGTTCCGGCGCCGGGTGATTCGCTTCCCGTGGCGCAGCGGGCAGAAGTGGCAGCCCTGGGAGAAGTCGTACCTGTTCGCCGTGCCGTTCCTCGGCTGGCTCATCCTGCCGTTCTACTTCATCTCCTCGGGCGCGTACCTCAACTGGCCGGCCGTCTCCGAGTTCTCCGAAGTGGCGCGGCTCTTCGTCGGCGTCAACGCGGTCGGCATCTGGGACGAGTTGTTCTTCATCTGCACGTGCTACGTGCTGCTGCTGCGGCACTTCCCCGTGCTCTTCGCCAACATCCTCCAGGCCATCGTGTTCGTCTCGTTCCTGTGGGAGCTCGGCTACCAGGAGTGGGGGCCGCTCATGACGATCCCCTTCGCGCTCCTCCAGGGTTGGATCTTCCACCGCACCAAGTCGCTCACCTACGTCATCATCGTGCACCTGCTGTTCGACCTCGTGGTGTTCCTCGCGATCGTGCACGCCCACAACCCGGGCGTCTTCCCGTTCTTCCTCATCCCGGCGCCGCAGTAG
- a CDS encoding ABC transporter ATP-binding protein produces the protein MAEVRFNKVRKQYGSTVIVDDVDIDFPDGSLTVLVGPSGCGKSTSLRMLAGLEEISGGEITIDGRVVNGLEPKDRDVAMVFQNYALYPHLSVLENIAFPLRATRSPRSDALARAQEVADSLGLGALTSRKPKDLSGGQQQRVAIGRAIIRQPSVFLFDEPLSNLDAKLRVETRFELMQIQRRLGITAVYVTHDQEEAMTMSDRMVVMRDGRVAQSGRPDEIYARPNSVFVATFVGSPKMNVITGTISDGDFRSSGGSRIRAAGVTTRDSVILGVRPDDLVLSPTDSASARVALIELLGPRAIVHVDSGDDRLTSVVDAAGLSQLSVGTPVDLAVRATAAHLFDPITEARLSDQ, from the coding sequence ATGGCAGAGGTCCGATTCAACAAAGTGCGCAAGCAGTACGGGTCCACGGTGATCGTCGACGATGTCGACATCGACTTTCCCGACGGCTCGCTCACCGTTCTGGTGGGTCCCTCCGGCTGCGGAAAGTCAACCTCCCTTCGCATGCTCGCCGGCCTGGAGGAGATCAGCGGTGGTGAGATCACGATCGACGGACGCGTCGTGAATGGCTTGGAGCCGAAAGATCGTGACGTCGCCATGGTGTTCCAGAATTACGCCCTGTACCCGCACCTCTCGGTACTGGAGAACATCGCGTTTCCCTTGCGTGCTACGCGATCACCTCGGTCGGATGCTCTCGCACGCGCGCAGGAAGTTGCCGACTCGCTCGGCCTCGGTGCCTTGACGTCTCGCAAGCCGAAAGACCTCTCGGGTGGGCAACAACAGCGCGTCGCGATTGGTCGTGCGATCATCCGCCAGCCTTCCGTCTTCCTCTTTGATGAGCCGCTGAGCAACCTCGACGCGAAGCTTCGCGTCGAGACGCGATTCGAGCTGATGCAGATTCAGCGTCGACTGGGAATCACTGCGGTGTACGTCACGCACGACCAGGAAGAAGCGATGACGATGTCCGACCGCATGGTCGTCATGCGTGACGGCAGGGTCGCTCAGAGCGGCCGCCCCGACGAGATCTATGCTCGCCCCAACAGTGTGTTCGTGGCGACATTCGTCGGTAGCCCCAAGATGAATGTCATCACCGGCACCATCAGTGACGGCGACTTTCGCTCATCGGGAGGCAGCCGCATCCGCGCAGCAGGTGTGACGACACGAGATTCTGTGATCCTCGGTGTGCGGCCTGATGATCTCGTGCTGTCGCCCACGGACTCAGCCTCGGCTCGTGTGGCGTTGATCGAGTTGCTCGGTCCTCGGGCGATCGTTCACGTCGACTCCGGTGATGATCGCCTTACGAGCGTCGTCGACGCAGCCGGTCTCTCACAACTCTCTGTCGGCACGCCAGTCGACCTCGCCGTCCGCGCCACAGCTGCGCACCTATTCGACCCGATCACTGAAGCGCGGCTCAGCGACCAATAG
- a CDS encoding carbohydrate ABC transporter permease, with protein sequence MTRRVSPWGIARTLLLWAAAVTVAFPIIWVALASFKSPAQLNDPGLFLFSPNLDNWARVFEAGILDAAGRSAFVAAVTVSISVVAGSMGAYAISAYKAGGSATRFGILAAQVLPPAVLVFPFLTMAYALRIDNTYVPIIFAHLSFVLPVITWFLIGFFDAVPRSLEEQARVDGFSRFAAFRLVVIPQVLPGIGAAAIFGFTLSWNDMFYGLILAPTRETILPVAIAAFNTFRGVELGAMSAAIIIAVVPVVIASFFIQRRLVQGISGGAVKF encoded by the coding sequence ATGACCCGACGCGTCAGCCCGTGGGGCATCGCCCGCACTCTGCTGCTGTGGGCGGCCGCCGTAACGGTCGCCTTCCCGATCATCTGGGTGGCCCTGGCTAGCTTCAAGTCGCCAGCGCAGCTCAACGACCCCGGGTTGTTCTTGTTCTCTCCCAATCTCGACAACTGGGCACGCGTCTTCGAAGCGGGGATCCTTGATGCGGCGGGACGCAGCGCGTTCGTCGCCGCAGTGACGGTGTCGATCAGTGTCGTCGCCGGTTCCATGGGCGCCTACGCGATTTCTGCGTACAAGGCCGGTGGCTCGGCCACACGATTCGGCATTCTCGCCGCTCAAGTGCTCCCGCCCGCGGTCTTGGTCTTCCCGTTCTTGACGATGGCCTACGCCCTGAGAATCGACAACACCTACGTCCCGATCATCTTCGCTCACTTGAGCTTCGTCTTGCCGGTCATCACGTGGTTCCTCATCGGATTCTTCGATGCGGTTCCGCGGTCGTTAGAGGAGCAGGCCCGCGTCGACGGCTTCTCGAGATTCGCCGCGTTCCGCCTCGTGGTGATCCCCCAGGTATTGCCAGGAATCGGTGCGGCCGCCATCTTCGGCTTCACACTGTCGTGGAACGACATGTTCTACGGCCTGATCCTGGCCCCCACCCGCGAAACGATCCTCCCGGTGGCCATCGCGGCGTTCAATACCTTCCGCGGAGTGGAGCTCGGCGCCATGAGCGCTGCCATCATCATCGCCGTGGTGCCCGTGGTGATCGCGAGTTTCTTCATTCAACGTCGACTGGTGCAAGGCATCAGCGGCGGCGCAGTCAAGTTCTAG